A window of the Euzebya pacifica genome harbors these coding sequences:
- a CDS encoding cell wall-binding repeat-containing protein: protein MPRVLARLLLLALVLSLLPATASLAASPELDFDSDRLNDEILSGVPAHDVTDDPIRDADAPPSTDFAEPLGADASFAQTSCPLSFFPADPDDSSFFIGVTPYEDIAPRLCAAATSPRVDVQVAGHTVEGREMVFVDVTAPWSAEDAAANDALETLLVEDPEAARELFDNGGYDDYRPHITITGNIHGNEYEGLDGTLDFVEYIAAADGDDPITENVDNLTPEEIAALPTVDEVLSSYIISILPSSNPDGRVNGVRQNSNGFDLNRDHVTGSQPETRVMRDLITETTPVLFIDIHGYVGPGGLIEPCTPPHNFAYEYDLYLPNAYANALSMEQEAFRRTTILDGTGETESYLPYRDDDQGWDDWPPIFTGMYAIYHGGSGHTVEIPMSPRSGSLTPEERALRVAVNTEYARAAIDGTILEGMASRDDLLADQIEWNVRGVTGADQRNEDLLDNAFPHFDALDLWETDYPDAYVLPVGAGQESDAAAARLVDFLLTQDVIITQLTHPTTIGGTTYPTGSWVVPMAQTKRALAQTLLDIGQDITPRGIVAMYDISGWSMSDLWGATVDRIASDPLLDIGQPVDDTPVRGRVVAGDAVAYAFPIRDASDVAVLHQLQDEGVEVQRAADGRVLVAPSARPLLLEIVETTDITFTPLTTLPEDRTELEPFVVGTNLSGPDLYVISDVLGFDVLPVGTDTINGTDPDVSLDDVDVLYLDGSLRSVTPEGYTALGAWMDAGGGVVAYGTAVDTLSAAGLETPTRNTVSRSTNGTINVSQAADSEVMPDRPAEDVTFVYGPSFFTELPADYEVVQTVLEGSADGVMRAGHWASLTTYPQAETIGRPITVAAELADGERVVVTGADTMFRDMVKGLDKDLVDWLIWADGGAATTDDLGDPFVQPTTPTDPGEPTDPGEPTDPGEPTDPGETDVERIAGESRVATAIALSVASFPEGADTVVVATANDYPDALTAGPLAGLSDGPVLLSPGDTVPGEVLAEIDRLSPTEIIVAGGTAVMSEAAEAQLAELATVLRLAGDTRFGTAVAVSAHFAEPGGTLVVATGESFADALAGGVLAGRRDAPVLLVQTDGVPDVTASEIQRLAPSDVIVMGGTAAVTDAVVDQVAELAGVTPRRIAGADRYETAALTATELGSAEVAFIATAGTFADALAAVPVAVIEDGVLLLVDVDRVPETVSTVLADLTPPRITVLGGTSAVSQEVVDALG from the coding sequence ATGCCGCGCGTCCTTGCACGCTTGCTGTTGCTCGCCCTCGTCCTGTCCCTGCTCCCCGCCACCGCGTCGCTCGCCGCGTCGCCGGAGCTGGACTTCGACAGCGACCGCCTGAACGACGAGATCCTCTCGGGTGTCCCTGCCCACGACGTCACTGACGATCCGATCCGCGACGCCGACGCCCCGCCGTCGACGGACTTCGCCGAACCGCTGGGCGCCGACGCGAGCTTCGCCCAGACCAGCTGCCCGCTGAGCTTCTTCCCGGCAGACCCCGACGACTCGTCGTTCTTCATCGGCGTGACCCCCTACGAGGACATCGCGCCACGCCTGTGTGCGGCAGCGACCTCGCCCCGCGTCGACGTGCAGGTCGCCGGCCACACCGTGGAGGGTCGCGAGATGGTCTTCGTGGACGTCACCGCGCCGTGGTCGGCCGAGGACGCGGCGGCCAACGATGCGCTGGAGACGCTGCTCGTCGAGGACCCCGAGGCCGCTCGTGAGCTGTTCGACAACGGTGGCTACGACGACTACCGGCCCCACATCACCATCACCGGCAACATCCACGGCAACGAGTACGAGGGCCTGGACGGCACGCTCGACTTCGTGGAGTACATCGCCGCTGCTGATGGCGATGATCCCATCACGGAGAACGTGGACAACCTGACGCCGGAAGAGATCGCGGCGCTGCCCACCGTCGACGAGGTGCTCAGCAGCTACATCATCTCGATCCTGCCCTCCTCCAACCCCGATGGGCGGGTGAATGGCGTCCGCCAGAACAGCAATGGCTTCGACCTGAACCGCGACCACGTGACCGGTAGCCAGCCCGAGACCCGGGTGATGCGCGACCTCATCACCGAGACCACACCGGTCCTCTTCATCGACATCCACGGCTACGTCGGCCCCGGTGGCCTGATCGAGCCGTGCACACCCCCACACAACTTCGCCTACGAGTACGACCTGTACCTGCCCAACGCCTACGCCAACGCCCTGTCCATGGAGCAGGAGGCGTTCCGTCGGACGACCATCCTGGACGGCACCGGCGAGACCGAGTCCTATCTGCCCTATCGCGACGACGACCAGGGCTGGGACGACTGGCCGCCGATCTTCACCGGCATGTACGCGATCTACCACGGCGGCAGCGGCCACACCGTCGAGATCCCCATGAGCCCCCGGAGCGGGTCCCTGACTCCGGAGGAACGTGCGCTCCGCGTGGCCGTCAACACCGAGTACGCCCGTGCGGCCATCGACGGCACGATCCTGGAGGGCATGGCCAGCCGGGATGACCTGCTCGCCGACCAGATCGAGTGGAACGTCCGCGGGGTCACCGGCGCCGACCAGCGCAACGAGGACCTGCTGGACAACGCGTTCCCGCACTTCGACGCCCTCGACCTGTGGGAGACCGACTACCCGGATGCCTACGTCCTGCCCGTCGGCGCAGGCCAGGAGAGCGACGCGGCGGCCGCCCGGCTCGTCGACTTCCTCCTCACCCAGGACGTCATCATCACCCAGCTGACCCACCCGACCACGATCGGTGGGACCACCTACCCCACTGGCAGCTGGGTCGTGCCGATGGCCCAGACCAAGCGTGCCCTGGCCCAGACCCTGCTGGACATCGGGCAGGACATCACCCCCCGTGGCATCGTCGCGATGTACGACATCTCTGGCTGGAGCATGTCCGACCTCTGGGGCGCCACGGTCGACCGCATCGCCAGCGACCCGCTGCTGGACATCGGCCAGCCGGTCGACGACACCCCCGTCAGGGGCAGGGTCGTCGCCGGTGACGCCGTCGCCTACGCCTTCCCGATCCGTGACGCCTCCGACGTCGCCGTCCTGCACCAGCTGCAGGACGAGGGTGTCGAGGTGCAGCGGGCGGCCGACGGACGCGTCCTCGTGGCGCCGTCCGCACGACCGCTGCTGCTGGAGATCGTCGAGACGACCGACATCACCTTCACGCCGTTGACGACCCTGCCCGAGGACCGGACCGAGCTCGAGCCGTTCGTCGTCGGCACCAACCTGTCGGGGCCGGACCTGTACGTCATCTCCGACGTGCTGGGCTTCGACGTCCTGCCGGTCGGCACGGACACCATCAACGGGACCGACCCGGACGTGTCGTTGGACGACGTCGACGTGCTGTACCTCGACGGCTCGCTCCGCAGCGTCACGCCCGAGGGCTACACGGCGCTTGGCGCGTGGATGGATGCCGGTGGCGGTGTCGTCGCCTACGGCACGGCCGTGGATACCCTGTCGGCCGCCGGCCTGGAGACCCCGACCCGCAACACCGTGTCGCGGTCCACCAACGGGACGATCAACGTTTCGCAGGCGGCTGACTCCGAGGTCATGCCCGACCGGCCGGCGGAGGACGTCACATTCGTCTACGGCCCGTCGTTCTTCACCGAACTGCCCGCTGACTACGAGGTCGTGCAGACGGTCCTCGAGGGCAGCGCCGACGGCGTCATGCGCGCCGGTCACTGGGCCTCCCTCACCACCTACCCGCAGGCCGAGACCATCGGACGGCCGATCACCGTTGCCGCCGAGCTCGCCGACGGCGAACGCGTCGTCGTGACGGGTGCCGACACCATGTTCCGCGACATGGTCAAGGGCCTCGACAAGGACCTCGTCGACTGGCTCATCTGGGCCGACGGTGGCGCCGCCACGACCGACGACCTGGGCGACCCGTTCGTCCAGCCCACGACCCCGACCGACCCCGGCGAGCCGACCGACCCCGGTGAGCCGACCGACCCCGGTGAACCCACCGACCCGGGTGAGACCGACGTCGAGCGGATCGCCGGCGAGAGCCGTGTGGCCACCGCCATCGCCCTCTCGGTCGCGAGCTTCCCCGAGGGTGCTGACACCGTCGTGGTGGCCACCGCCAACGACTACCCCGACGCGCTGACCGCCGGTCCGCTGGCCGGGTTGTCGGATGGTCCGGTGCTGCTGAGCCCGGGCGACACCGTCCCGGGTGAGGTGCTGGCCGAGATCGACCGGTTGTCGCCGACGGAGATCATCGTCGCCGGTGGCACTGCGGTGATGAGCGAAGCCGCCGAGGCCCAGCTCGCCGAGCTGGCTACGGTCCTCCGCCTGGCCGGTGACACCAGGTTCGGTACCGCAGTCGCGGTGTCGGCCCACTTCGCCGAGCCGGGTGGGACCCTCGTCGTGGCGACCGGCGAGTCCTTCGCCGACGCCCTGGCTGGCGGTGTCCTCGCCGGACGGCGTGACGCCCCGGTGCTGCTGGTCCAGACCGACGGCGTCCCCGACGTGACCGCGTCGGAGATCCAGCGGCTGGCCCCCTCCGACGTGATCGTCATGGGTGGCACGGCCGCCGTGACCGATGCGGTGGTGGACCAGGTCGCCGAGCTGGCCGGTGTGACGCCGCGCCGGATCGCCGGTGCAGACCGGTACGAGACGGCGGCGTTGACCGCGACCGAGCTCGGGAGCGCCGAGGTGGCGTTCATCGCCACCGCCGGGACCTTCGCCGACGCGTTGGCCGCGGTGCCGGTTGCGGTGATCGAGGACGGCGTGCTGCTGCTCGTCGACGTCGACCGGGTGCCCGAGACGGTCAGCACGGTGCTGGCCGACCTGACGCCCCCGCGCATCACGGTCCTCGGTGGGACCAGCGCGGTGTCGCAGGAGGTGGTCGACGCCCTCGGCTGA
- a CDS encoding phytoene desaturase family protein produces the protein MSRRSRSRGGYDAVVVGGGPNGLSAALTFARAGRSVLLLEAADEIGGACRSAPLLGPGWINDLGSAIHPIARASPFFAGLDLESHGLEWITPPASVGHPLDDGRAAVAWRDLDRTVEALGRDGSTYRRIVQPLADRLDDLMDLSLRPLLRVPRHPLFAARFGVQAAVPARWYAKGLFRTDEARALFAGHAAHAVLPLDRPLTSSFALMFGATVHTVGWPFPRGGAGALTAALHRCLLALGGEVRTGHPVQSMADIPPADHVVLALTPLQVLRITGDHFPAGYRASLARFRYGPGLFKLDLGLSGPIPWTNPDLHETATVHVGGTVDDVALAERVVAAGHHAREPFLILAQHSRFDPSRAPDGKHTVWVYCHVPNGSTRDMTEAIERRIERFAPGFRDLVEHRHASTTADLEAFDANLVGGDVGGGSHGGLQLLLRPRPQLVPWATPDPSIWIGSASTTPGGGVHGMAGHQAANAVLSDSIRPNV, from the coding sequence GTGAGCCGTCGATCGCGAAGCCGCGGTGGGTACGACGCCGTCGTTGTCGGGGGCGGACCCAACGGCCTGTCAGCGGCCCTCACCTTCGCCCGGGCCGGTCGCTCGGTCCTGCTGCTGGAGGCCGCCGACGAGATCGGCGGGGCCTGCCGCTCCGCCCCGCTCCTCGGGCCCGGCTGGATCAACGACCTCGGCTCGGCCATCCACCCGATCGCACGTGCCTCTCCCTTCTTCGCCGGCCTCGACCTCGAGTCACACGGCCTGGAATGGATCACCCCGCCGGCGTCGGTCGGCCATCCGCTCGACGACGGTCGAGCGGCAGTCGCATGGCGCGACCTCGACCGCACCGTCGAGGCACTGGGACGCGACGGGTCGACGTACCGCCGGATCGTGCAGCCGCTGGCCGACCGGCTCGACGACCTGATGGACCTCAGCCTGCGACCGCTGCTGCGGGTGCCCCGTCACCCCCTGTTCGCCGCTCGGTTCGGCGTGCAGGCGGCGGTTCCCGCCCGCTGGTACGCCAAGGGGCTGTTCCGTACCGACGAGGCCCGGGCGCTCTTCGCGGGTCATGCCGCCCATGCCGTCCTGCCGCTCGACCGGCCCCTGACCAGCTCCTTCGCCCTGATGTTCGGGGCGACGGTCCACACGGTGGGTTGGCCGTTCCCACGTGGTGGCGCCGGCGCGTTGACCGCCGCGCTGCACCGCTGCCTCCTCGCCCTCGGTGGTGAGGTCCGGACCGGGCACCCGGTGCAGTCCATGGCCGACATCCCACCGGCTGACCACGTCGTCCTCGCCCTCACGCCCCTGCAGGTCCTGCGGATCACCGGCGACCACTTCCCGGCCGGCTACCGGGCCTCGCTGGCCCGCTTCCGCTACGGGCCGGGCCTGTTCAAGCTCGACCTCGGCCTGTCCGGCCCGATCCCGTGGACCAACCCCGACCTGCACGAGACGGCCACCGTGCACGTCGGCGGCACCGTGGACGACGTCGCCCTCGCCGAACGTGTCGTGGCCGCCGGTCACCATGCCCGCGAGCCCTTCCTCATCCTCGCCCAGCACTCGCGCTTCGATCCCTCCCGCGCACCCGATGGCAAGCACACCGTCTGGGTGTACTGCCACGTCCCGAACGGGTCGACGCGTGACATGACCGAGGCCATCGAACGGCGTATCGAACGGTTCGCCCCGGGATTCCGTGACCTCGTCGAGCATCGCCACGCCTCGACCACCGCCGACCTCGAGGCCTTCGACGCCAACCTGGTCGGCGGCGACGTCGGCGGCGGCAGCCACGGAGGCCTCCAGCTGCTCCTGCGGCCCCGACCACAGCTCGTCCCATGGGCGACTCCCGACCCGTCGATCTGGATCGGTTCGGCCTCGACGACCCCCGGCGGAGGGGTCCACGGCATGGCCGGCCACCAGGCTGCCAACGCGGTTCTTTCGGACTCGATTCGACCGAACGTTTGA